The DNA window TTCATTAAATGTCATGAAAAAATCGAACCTTTTTTGCGTAACTTGTTGGATTTCATTTTTGAGTTGTCAGTTCCTTACTTTATGATGCTTGCAGTGGGCAACACTAATTGGAGATTTCAACAATTGGAATCCTAATGCTGATGTCATGACTCAGGTATGCTAATTACTCTGTATATCTTATTGCTCTTCATATATTTGTTTAGCATGCTGTAGTCCTGTTTTGGACAATTGTGATCTGTGTGATGCCACTGTTGTTTGTATTGATAAAGGTAATGATGTCCTGTGTGGTGACCTGTAATGATGTCCTGTGTGGTGACCTGATTGTGACATGATAATATATGAGTCTTAAGATCTTCGGATGGGGTATGCTTGTGAATATCAATGGTGTATATTGGCGACCCATGCTAGTGAACAGATCTCAGTGAGCTTTGTATAGCGATGTTTAGCACAATCCATCAGTAGTAGGTTTTGATTCCCCCTCATACCGGTAGGGAAAAGTGACTAAACAGTCATCTATTTTTGTTCACTTAAAACTGAGGTACTGATGGAGCAATGAAAACCCTTTATCAAATTTGAGGggtattttgaaaatcaaattattatttgggataatttcataaacctcccctgaggtttctaacaattgcagccacctcccttgaggtttaaaaaattacacttacctcccttagtGTTATGAAAAGACTATAATAGCCTTGACAACTCTACAAATCCTAAGTATAAGTGGgtgtaaagaaaaaagaaaaccacaTTTTGCAAAtatttctttattcaaaaactCTCACCTCATTTCACTTAATACATTATATTCAATTCCTAGGTCATTTAATTGGACTTCTTTCttagttttataaatagttGACTAGTAGGGatgcatttgttaaaaacaGTTTCTTCACTACTTACttagcaccaaaaaaaaaaaaaaagaaatccaaacATTAAAAAATAATGCCTTAAAGCATGGCCTAAATTTTGCTATAAAGAACTACCTTAAATTTTTTTACTTAACAAGTAATGCTGatatttgatttcttttatcattcaatttgttttgtaaatcaAATAGGGGTGAAATAGGATATTCATTGGATGTTTTGTGCTTGCATCACCATTTGTTACCAAACATACTTTCTAGGGGAGGTTTCAGTAATTTTTCAAATCCCAAGGGAGGGACTGCAATTGTTAACATTCtcgggaggtttctgaaattatcccttgttATTTTAACTCTCAGTGAAGGATGGATATGTCTTTCCATGTGAAGGAGGTTTCCCTCTCTGTTAAAATGCTTGCGTTCGAGCAGAAAAATTCTGACTTGCATATTTCCTTAGCATACTATGATATGCAATGTAAAATTGGCATACCTATTCCAATAGCATGCAAGATACTTATCCCAATAACATGCAagattttctccttcatttgtTATAATTTAGTTTTGTTGAATCTTCTAATGGAACATGGCACttattgattatttttataCAGAATGAATTTGGCGTTTGGGAGATCTTTTTGCCAAACAATGCTGATGGGTCGCCCCCAATTCCCCATGGCTCTCGTGTAAAGGTGATTCCTGGATACATTAGAGGCAGGACACCTGGGTTTTTGTCATTgaggtttttattttatttttaaattttatattcaCTTGCCTATTTCCCTTTGCCAACTGCTTCAACTTGCAGAAGTGGATTGTGGAATATATCACAGAATTTTTTTGGTCACAACTGTAATTGGAGCAGTCCACCATGTTAAAGGAAGTTATACCTGTTGAACACGTACCAAACTGAAGCTTGTGATAGCTTCTAAGCTTGATAATCTAACCAATCGTAGAAGAGAAAGTCTTGCATGAGCCTGTTATTGAGAACATTTTGACATGTAAAACCATGAATACATTTTTGTTTACAACAAACAAGCCTGTTATTGAGATATATTGACATGTCTTTTGCCCTAGTCAGTGCTGATCCAATTAGAATGCTAATCCCTGAAAATAGGTATGCAGTAGATGCATGGTGTTACATGTACAATACCATAAATTGTGTTCCCTCCATCCCATTGATAATGTCATGCTTTCCTTTTTGGCTTGTCCCAGAATGAATGTCACATACTAAATTTGGCAAACAAGTTTTCCCACCATTTCTCTCTCTGCCCTTGCATTCAGTTGTCACCTTACATCATCATTGTGGGCCTTGGAGTTTGCAGTTATCATTCAAATGTTTACCTGTTGCAAAAGCATGCATGGTTGACACATGTTTATTTGGTTGGGGTGTGAAAAGCATGCACTAGGCATTTGGGAAACATAACAAACTACTGCAGGCCCAAGTTTGCTTTTCATCACCTGATTTTAACTGAAAAGGTTCTAAAAGTGCCAGTATCAAACAAGCATAGAATTTGTGAACAAAGCACAATTCATCCATTCAAATACACTATTCTTAAAAAGCACATGTTCTGAAAAGTGACAAACTTTTTGAGACAAAGGGAGTAACTGCAAACCAATTTAGGCTCCTCCTCCAACTGCATTAATTATTCCACTGTTGTTATCCATGTGAAACTTTATTATGTCATCCTTGAGCTAGTGAAAGTAATGGCTATGGAAATGCTATGTTGTGTTAAATGCTTTGTTTTTCATTCACTCTTGAAGCTTACTAATGCTGTCCAAGATTTGTTCTCTTTTTGCTTCATTGATTTAGTTTACTCCATAGAGCTCATTACTTGCTTTGATTGTTCTAAGTATGCAATATCTGTTCTATATGCTAATGGTAATTGTCTTAGCTGATTTGTTGCTGAAATATTCATGTAAGGAACGGAAGGCTTTATAAGTTTCAAATTGGGATGCCCTGATGAGAGTGGTCTTAGCAATTTCTGAACGATAGGTTTTTTGGAGGATTTCTGAGTCATCCCTTCTAACATGGCTGTGACCATATTCCTTGCCATGTTTGCTACTGTAACTTAACGGCTTCTAACAGTTTGACAGATGATGAAATTAGTCTTAGCAATTGCTCAAGGTTAGGTTTCTCGGGGAATTTCTATGTCATACATGTTACATGACACTGACAGTATTGCATGCCATATTAACTAGTGTAACTTAACTGCTACTAGCAGGTTGACAGTTTTGGCTTGTGAACTTGTTGCCTGATTATCACTGTGGAATTATTATATATATGCACTAATTGCATCTCCCCTTCTATCCCCCTTCCTAAAACTAAAGCAAAATAGCGTCCCGTTGTCTGTTTCCCTTGTATGGAGTAGTTGAGCACTTATATTGTCAATTCGTAGAAATGCAATTGGGCTACTGTCCAGATAATATTATTTTGCATTTTCCAAATTTAGGTACGTATGGATACTCCATCTGGCCTTAAAGACTCGATTCCAGCATGGATTAAGTTTGCTGTTCAGGCTCCTGGTGAAATTCCATATGATGGGATATACTACGATCCTCCAGAAGAGGTACTTTTTTgccttattatttttttactgCCTAAGTGGTAAACTTGTGGTTTAGGAGGTTTCATGGTTATCGAAATGAAAAATGGTTTACATTTAGATATTGTCCAGCTAGGCATATTGTTATAATGCCTTATAACTTTTTAGGATGATTTACTTGTGCTTTCAAATGCCTTTTGCCTTTCCTTTGTTTATAATACCATAAACTTGCAGCTTATTTAATTTTTAAGAAATACATCATACTTATCTTATAAACTGGACGTTTTTGCTTTTAACCAGAAtgacttttttatattttttttaacttaaatCAATTCTACTTATTGACCTCTCATGCTCATAACTTTTGATAATGTATTTCAACAGGAAAAGTATGTATTCAAGCATCCTCGGCCTAAAAGACCAAAATCACTCAGGATATATGAGGCTCATGTTGGAATGAGTAGTACAGTGTGAGATCCCTCCTCTCTTATGTAATGattaaatttttcttattttctctgATTGCTATTATCTTGTGAGTCAAGATGTTTATTGAGCTATGAACCTGTATGTACAAGCTTTCCATAAAATGATGGTAGTGGTCCGTTTTCTCCTATAATTGAAAACCTAAGGGGAACTGTGGCAGCTGATAGGCAACTATATGGCTATAAATAAAGTGATAAAGATATTTGGCTCCGCTGAATTGTATCCATGATTCAGATGTGTTAATTGACAGTGGAAAGTGAATAATTTTTGTGaacaaaatgcattttattgTGTTGTATTGTATATGACTCTTTCTATTTTTGGAGAAGCCTTAGTGGGAGTGTGGATTCTATGGGCCACCAAGTATTGATACAAATTTTGCAAATCATTTATGAACACAGAACATTGAAATCTTGACTCCAAGAAGAATTACTCTGTTTGGCTTCAGCTCTTTTTTTAGTAGTATGTTAATGGGATCCTAAATGTATGAGGTTAAGGGTAGATTGCAACTGATGTTCACTCTGAACTAGTGTTCTCACCGTGGACTATTAGGTGGCATTTGCAACTTTTCGATCATATAAGAATTTGGTGTATAATTGTTCTGTTTTCTTCTGGCATCACTTGGGGAGGAGATGACTAATGTTGCTCCTATTTAGATGTCAGAATAGTTCTCAATTAGTTGTATTTTCCTTCTTGTCCTAACAATGTTATCGACTTCGTGAATGCAGGAACCTATCATAAATACCTACGCAAACTTCAGGGATGATGTGCTTCCCCGTATCAAGAGGCTTGGTTATAATGCTGTTCAGATCATGGCTATCCAAGAGCATTCATATTATGCTAGCTTTGGGTAATTCTTTTGTTCTATTTGGTTTGTTCAGTACATATTTGTGCAAAAATATCCTGCAGCTGTGGTGCAATTTTACTTTGTCTTTTATGGTGATTTGCAGCAGTGCTCTTGGATGTTTGATAGTTTGATTTTCACTCTAAGGGGATATTGTCTTTCTTTTATTCATATGCTGCAGTTATCATGTCACAAATTTCTTTGCACCTAGCAGCCGTTGTGGGACTCCAGATGATCTTAAATCTTTGATCGATAAAGCACATGAGCTTGGTTTGATTGTTCTGATGGATATTGTGCACAGGTAAGACTTGCACATTGATTTCCCGAGCAGACTTCGTCAGACTTGAATTGACCCTTTTGCATCTTCATTTGATTTATAATAAGATTTTCTCCTAGAGAATAATAATATTTCTTTCTCTGAtctttcttctcctcctcctcctccccccccaaacaaacaaacaaaaaaagaaaaggaaagaagagagAACATTGTTCATTTGGAATTTGTGTTTTGCTCACAGAAATACCATTTTGGTTGATTAAGTATCCACTTTGTGCTTTGTTGTGTTGTGTTAATATCTTTTCGCTTTTGATAATGTAGCTACCAGTATTGACTCAGATATGAAGAATAAACATAAATAAGAACTTGTATTATTGAACTGTTAAACCACCCTTTATAACCTTACTTTTGCACTTCCATTATACCCTTCAACAAAAAAAAGGCACAAtgcatttgaattttgaaaagcAGAAGCTTTCTCTCCAAGTCATTTACTATCATATTATGCTGTACTGGAACATGATATCTCAAATTTTGGATGTTGTCTAATTGATCAAAAAACAATTCCACTTGTTTCACTTGGATGGCTAAGCTTATACTTATTGAAATATAGGTTACCTTGCACCTTTGAATTGTAGAAGGTTTTGCTTTGCTTATGTAGTGTTTGATTGCAAAGGGAATTGTGGGAATGTTAGTAAATTTTTTATTGGGTTTTTGTTTCGTGAGGAAGTCATACATTTGTGTCTTTCAAATTTTGACAGAAAAAGTTACTTCTAACAGAATATCTTAGTAAGTACAAGTTGCAGAATTATTTACAGAAGAAATTAGTTTCACTTTTCTTTACTTCAGTCTCGTTTCTCATAAACCTTCCCTCGATCAGTGTAGAAATTACGAGGTCATTGTGCACCAAAATGTGTATTTTAGAGAAgcaagtaattttattgttctTTTCCAATCTGGCAAGAGCCATTTGGTCTTCTAAGAGGCTAATTATCTTGGATTATGGTTAAGGATGCTCTCAACTGGTTTTGAACAGGTAGTGTTTATGATCTTTGTTTCATTGCGTTATTGTTGACGTCTTATGGTTTCTCTTTTTTGTCCATTGGATGGTTTGGTACACCATGTCCCTTTTGCCTCTACATGTAAGGTCCAATTTGAAGTTGTCAGCGAAACTCTTTTCTTAGGAAAACGGAAATGGTTTTTTCAGGGCTGGGCAGTTTTAGGTTGTTTGTTTGAATTCAAGTAAACTCGCAATACATTTGTCTCTGGTGTTTGACATCTAACAGGCTTTCTTCCTTTATCCAACTGTTATTTTTGCAACTTAAATGCTAGTATTTATATTTTTACCTGAAGGAATCTAACTAGAAGTTGCTTTTTTGTTTAGCCATGCGTCAAATAATACTTTGGATGGGCTAAACATGTTTGATGGCACTGATAGTTGTTATTTCCACTCTGGCTCGAGGGGTTATCACTGGATGTGGGATTCTCGTCTCTTTAACTATGGACACTGGGAAGTATGTGCCATCTTGCCATTTTGGATTCATTTGCGTGAAATATGTGTCCTTTTTGCCCCCTAAGAAAAGCTAGTTTTGAGGTTTGCATCAAATCATCTTCTGTTATAGGTGATAAGGTATCTTCTCTCAAATGCAAGATGGTGGTTGGACCAATACAAGTTCGACGGCTTCAGATTTGATGGTGTGACTTCGATGATGTACACTCATCATGGCTTGCAGGCATGTGTATATACGATGCTTTGGCTACGATATCATTATCTATAACATCATGATTTTTATTAAATGCTGCCCCTTCAAAAGTGTTTAGGACTACTCCTTGATGCCCCTGAAATATGGTTGTATTTGTAGAAAGATATCTAGAATCCGGTGACTGTGCTCTTTGTCCTACAGTCATATCCTTAGCCACTTATTCTCCTCTTTCTCCTGCTTTATTTCATTGGAAAGGTGGATGTGTTAACTGCCTTTGATTTCTTTCATGTATTTATGCAATTATTTGAGTAGGATAACTTCACATCAATCATTTGATGAGCCAATGTTACTGTAATTGTTTTAGGTTGCCAAATCAAAATAAGCAGGGTTTGGTCTTGTCTGCTGGACATGTGCACAACATATTGTCCCATCATTTTGTGTTTTTCATACCTTGTATATGCAGACCTATTCTTCATTTGGGGTTTTCCATGATCACAGTTCCATGATCTTTTGTGGCAGAAACCCATGCAGATAAATTTCTTTACCAGTATATCACTACTTTATCTGACATTGTTTCACTTTATTAGGTTGGATTTACTGGGAACTACAATGAGTATTTTGGATATGCAACTGATGTTGATGCAGTGGTCTATTTGATGCTTGCAAATGATCTCATTCATGGGCTCTTTCCTGAAGCTATTACCATTGGTGAagatgtatgtatatatgtttaTTATGCTTGTAAATTTGGCGATTGTTTTAGATGTGATATTAGTTTCCATCAGTTAATTGTTCTGCTTTTACTGGATTTAAGAATCTTATATATGTGGATGCTTGGGTCTTTGTACAATAAGAAATAAGCAGGTCTTTAacccccggggggggggggaggggggaagAATACTATGTTAGAGGTTGAAGTCAACAACAATAACATCTGCGAAATGTGGAGAAAGAAAAGGTAAGGTGTAGTTTCAAATAGAGTAGAAAAGGGGAGAAACAGACCAAAAAGGGAAAGAGCAAATAGTAAACAATTTTCTCATCTGTGAGATGAGGTTCACTGTTCATATAGTGGTGGGCACTATAAGAATTATCTTAATTATAGAAGTAATAAAGGTTGGCTTCTTCAATATGCAACCAATATTACTGTCAAGGTGTCTTGATGTTATACCTGGTTCACAAGAATTCTTTCAGATTTCTTGTGCAGCATGTCTGTCACGGTCCACCATAACCATCCTCTGTCTGGAATTCATGGAATAGCTTCTAAGTTTTGACTTTTCCAGCGCATCAATGTAGATTGATGCTTGGACCTTTTCTTGTAATgtggatttttttatttttatttttaaatctaACAACGATACTTTGTAAACTTTAGTCCTAGGAGAAAGGAAAGTGATAAGTGGATCAGTCATGATGCCTTTACAGGTGAAGAGCAGATTTAATGTCCCGGGGCCCCTAACTTGCTGAAATTGTTTGCAGTCATGAGAATCTTCATGATTCTATTTTTTCAACTGCACTCATCTGTCACACCTACTACTTGGGCAAGTccatttccatttcttgctaCCTCAggagaataaaaaataataacaaagaAAGCTCGTTATCTATCCTCTTTGATTTCTGGGGTACCATATTCTCTAGAACAGAATAAGTATGCTTATGAGAAACTTATGAACTTATGTCATCATAATTTCTCGTAACTCTAATGAAACAGTGTGTGGAAGGTTCCTTAGCACTTGAATTCATATGAAGCATCATTCTCTGGCAATATTCAGCCAGATGCCTCTAGATTCTCTTACTTCTTGCACATCAAGGTTCACAATCCTCCTGAATTTGATACTTTAATGATTTGTATGCATCAGATCTTTTGTCAGTTGAGTTCAATAATAAAATCCAGCAGTATTGCTTGACTCCAACATACCAgaaatgtttattttgttgtACAAAAATCTGTTGACAGTAAACCATCTTGTTGTTTGGTTCTCTTTTTAGCTGATTTTGATGTTGATTATTAAGCTAGCTTGTACTAAACATTCCTATTACATTACATAGCTACCGTTCTAGTCCTTACAAGTCTGGATACTGCATTGCTGATCTGTTTTCTTATCTCAGGTCAGTGGCATGCCAACATTCTGCATTCCCATTCAGGATGGTGGGGTTGGATTTGACTATCGCCTTCACATGGCTATTGCTGATAAGTGGATTGAGTTGCTCAAGTATGTTACCCCTAGAAGTTCAAATACTAGTAATGCTTTATAGATATTGAAATAGGCTGCATTTTTTGCTGTTAGTGCTTAGCTTAAAAGAATCAAAAGGTTATTCGACATAATGAATCATTTCTACCTTGAGGTCATATAAAGATTTAACTGTAGGATTTACATGAGCATCCTCTAAATTTTTGGGAAAACTGCCAATGGCACATTTGTCATTTGAATATAAGGTTAATCTTAACAATACTCCAGTTTATGCTTTCAAATGCTTGCTATTTGAATGTAATACTGCAGTTCTGTTCaaggcttttttgtttttctggcATATGTAAGTTCTTCTTTTGAGGGAGATATCTTGTTGAGCTGATCAAAATGCTTCTGGTTTTCAAGGACCTTATACAGTATTTGGTGACCACCTTCAGCTTGTTCTTTGTAGTGCTTTGCAGTGGAATAGTTTGTTTCTACAAAACCTTGATGGCCATCCTCATCCTTGAGCTTGAAAACACTTTGGGAGTCCACTACTACTTGCACACTGTCCTGCTTTAAGCTTAATACTGTCAGCCTTCTTAAGTGATACGAATAACTCATGATGTTAGGTTCCTGTGATAATTTTCATCAATTTATTCAGCTTTAAAATTGCACTGTTTGCACATATTCATGCTACTTTTCTGTGATCTATGTTAGATAATCTTTATCCTGATCAAGAATGTGAAGCATTTGTACTACTTGCTATATGTAGTTAGATAATGTGATTGTTGCTAAGTAGCATGCTCGTTTTGACTTTAATTATATGTCATCTCAAGCTTATTTAAAGCTTCTGGCTTTGCTTCACGTGGCACAGGAAGAGAGATGAGGACTGGAGAATGGGAGATGTTGTTCATATGCTAACAAATAGAAGATGGTTGGAGAAGTGTGTGGCTTATGCTGAGAGTCATGACCAGGCTTTAGTAGGCGATAAAACTATTGCATTCTGGTTAATGGACAAGGTTGAGTACATATATTTTGATATATCTTGTAATGGCTTTCTTTCGCTTcatctcccccccccccccccttccctcaaaaaaaaaaagggaggaaaaatgaaGGTAAGAAgaacaaaatgaagagataagggaaaaataaaGTGCAGTCTATATCAGATTAAGGGACCAAGAATCATTGAGATTTGTTGCTCAATTTCCTGAAGAAGTTTGCTTCCTTGAAAAGATGCCCAAAAGGATATGGAATTTACAAAAAAATGGATGTTATGTTGAGAACAAGTGGTGGGCATGGTTTGCCCTGCTCTCATTGTCCTTGTATCATACTGCATGATAGTTCTGCCGATCcaagtcaatttttttcttctacCAAAAACTAAGATTGACCCATTTGTTTTATTAGGAGTGTTATTTTTTTCAGTTAATATGGTTGCTAGCCTTGTTAGTAAGTTGACTTCTGTCATTTTAGACATGAAGTTTATTAGGCGTTTCTTCTATCTGAAAGCATAGTGAATTTGCATCAGCTGAATAAATCTATGGAAGGAACAAATTTAGGTTAAAGTATTCGAATAATTACTAAATGaatttccctttcttttgctcttctGGTCGCATGCTTCAGTTTGACTTTTGCTTTATCAGATTTCCAGAAGGGTTGGGTTGATGGGAAGGGCCTAGTTAAGTGCTCAACGTGGTTGACTTTCTTGTGGTCAACATGGCCAAAGAAATTTTTATAATCTGTTATTCCAGGACTTTGAACCAGATGCGTATATATTTCCCCGACAATGTAATTCTATGGCTATCTGCGCGTAAATTGTTCATATATCCTTCCGTTTCATGTTTGCAGGATATGTATGATTTTATGGCATTGGATAGACCATCAACTCCTCTAATTGATCGTGGAATAGCATTGCACAAAATGATCAGGCTAATCACTATGGGGTTAGGTGGAGAAGGCTATCTAAATTTTATGGGAAATGAATTTGGGCACCCTGGTAATAATGAATCTGGTTTTTCCAACTTATGCTATTTTGTCCAGAAAATAATGTGAATTTTGTATTGTTTCATGGTTTATAGCAAATTatgatttttgcatttctttATCAGAGTGGATAGATTTTCCGAGGTTTGATAACCGTCTTCCTGATGGCAAAGTAGTCCCTGGAAATAATAACAGCTTTGACAAATGCCGGCGTAGATTTGATCTGGTATGGTTCTTCCCTAGCTTTGCCTACAGTCAGTACCTATTGTTTGCCTTGCATGTGGGTCTATTTTCTTGTGTCTATCTTTGCTGAGTTCTGAGAGGCTTAGATTACATCTCTGTTTAACTTATGTGG is part of the Coffea eugenioides isolate CCC68of chromosome 6, Ceug_1.0, whole genome shotgun sequence genome and encodes:
- the LOC113773378 gene encoding 1,4-alpha-glucan-branching enzyme 2-2, chloroplastic/amyloplastic-like isoform X1, with the translated sequence MVYSLSGVRFPTVPSSSSLNKSVRASFNADRKIDHLSFFLRNRSSSRKNLPSRLAFDSESPSSTVAASGKILVPGSNVDDSSSSKEPSEVLQTVLEDPQASIDASKMGNESEIEGEENYIDHTGGYGEGDEVQDSASSLPVHEDEKVKGLTDSEVEEMISRESEQVRKRTIPPPGNGQRIYEIDPLLRNFSGHLDYRYGQYRKLRDAIDKYEGGLEAFSRGYEKFGFTRSATGITYREWAPGAKWATLIGDFNNWNPNADVMTQNEFGVWEIFLPNNADGSPPIPHGSRVKVRMDTPSGLKDSIPAWIKFAVQAPGEIPYDGIYYDPPEEEKYVFKHPRPKRPKSLRIYEAHVGMSSTEPIINTYANFRDDVLPRIKRLGYNAVQIMAIQEHSYYASFGYHVTNFFAPSSRCGTPDDLKSLIDKAHELGLIVLMDIVHSHASNNTLDGLNMFDGTDSCYFHSGSRGYHWMWDSRLFNYGHWEVIRYLLSNARWWLDQYKFDGFRFDGVTSMMYTHHGLQVGFTGNYNEYFGYATDVDAVVYLMLANDLIHGLFPEAITIGEDVSGMPTFCIPIQDGGVGFDYRLHMAIADKWIELLKKRDEDWRMGDVVHMLTNRRWLEKCVAYAESHDQALVGDKTIAFWLMDKDMYDFMALDRPSTPLIDRGIALHKMIRLITMGLGGEGYLNFMGNEFGHPEWIDFPRFDNRLPDGKVVPGNNNSFDKCRRRFDLGDAGYLRYRGMQEFDQGMQHLEEIYGFMTSEHQYISRKNEGDRVIVFERGDLVFVFNFHWNNSYSDYRIGCLKPGKYKVVLDSDDPLFEGFSRIDHNAEFFTSEGWYDNRPRSFLVYAPARTAVVYAPIKDEQEPIDG
- the LOC113773378 gene encoding 1,4-alpha-glucan-branching enzyme 1, chloroplastic/amyloplastic-like isoform X3; this translates as MVYSLSGVRFPTVPSSSSLNKSVRASFNADRKIDHLSFFLRNRSSSRKNLPSRLAFDSESPSSTVAASGKILVPGSNVDDSSSSKEPSEVLQTVLEDPQASIDASKMGNESEIEGEENYIDHTGGYGEGDEVQDSASSLPVHEDEKVKGLTDSEVEEMISRESEQVRKRTIPPPGNGQRIYEIDPLLRNFSGHLDYSATGITYREWAPGAKWATLIGDFNNWNPNADVMTQNEFGVWEIFLPNNADGSPPIPHGSRVKVRMDTPSGLKDSIPAWIKFAVQAPGEIPYDGIYYDPPEEEKYVFKHPRPKRPKSLRIYEAHVGMSSTEPIINTYANFRDDVLPRIKRLGYNAVQIMAIQEHSYYASFGYHVTNFFAPSSRCGTPDDLKSLIDKAHELGLIVLMDIVHSHASNNTLDGLNMFDGTDSCYFHSGSRGYHWMWDSRLFNYGHWEVIRYLLSNARWWLDQYKFDGFRFDGVTSMMYTHHGLQVGFTGNYNEYFGYATDVDAVVYLMLANDLIHGLFPEAITIGEDVSGMPTFCIPIQDGGVGFDYRLHMAIADKWIELLKKRDEDWRMGDVVHMLTNRRWLEKCVAYAESHDQALVGDKTIAFWLMDKDMYDFMALDRPSTPLIDRGIALHKMIRLITMGLGGEGYLNFMGNEFGHPEWIDFPRFDNRLPDGKVVPGNNNSFDKCRRRFDLGDAGYLRYRGMQEFDQGMQHLEEIYGFMTSEHQYISRKNEGDRVIVFERGDLVFVFNFHWNNSYSDYRIGCLKPGKYKVVLDSDDPLFEGFSRIDHNAEFFTSEGWYDNRPRSFLVYAPARTAVVYAPIKDEQEPIDG
- the LOC113773378 gene encoding 1,4-alpha-glucan-branching enzyme 2-2, chloroplastic/amyloplastic-like isoform X2; protein product: MVYSLSGVRFPTVPSSSSLNKSVRASFNADRKIDHLSFFLRNRSSSLAASGKILVPGSNVDDSSSSKEPSEVLQTVLEDPQASIDASKMGNESEIEGEENYIDHTGGYGEGDEVQDSASSLPVHEDEKVKGLTDSEVEEMISRESEQVRKRTIPPPGNGQRIYEIDPLLRNFSGHLDYRYGQYRKLRDAIDKYEGGLEAFSRGYEKFGFTRSATGITYREWAPGAKWATLIGDFNNWNPNADVMTQNEFGVWEIFLPNNADGSPPIPHGSRVKVRMDTPSGLKDSIPAWIKFAVQAPGEIPYDGIYYDPPEEEKYVFKHPRPKRPKSLRIYEAHVGMSSTEPIINTYANFRDDVLPRIKRLGYNAVQIMAIQEHSYYASFGYHVTNFFAPSSRCGTPDDLKSLIDKAHELGLIVLMDIVHSHASNNTLDGLNMFDGTDSCYFHSGSRGYHWMWDSRLFNYGHWEVIRYLLSNARWWLDQYKFDGFRFDGVTSMMYTHHGLQVGFTGNYNEYFGYATDVDAVVYLMLANDLIHGLFPEAITIGEDVSGMPTFCIPIQDGGVGFDYRLHMAIADKWIELLKKRDEDWRMGDVVHMLTNRRWLEKCVAYAESHDQALVGDKTIAFWLMDKDMYDFMALDRPSTPLIDRGIALHKMIRLITMGLGGEGYLNFMGNEFGHPEWIDFPRFDNRLPDGKVVPGNNNSFDKCRRRFDLGDAGYLRYRGMQEFDQGMQHLEEIYGFMTSEHQYISRKNEGDRVIVFERGDLVFVFNFHWNNSYSDYRIGCLKPGKYKVVLDSDDPLFEGFSRIDHNAEFFTSEGWYDNRPRSFLVYAPARTAVVYAPIKDEQEPIDG